In one window of Poriferisphaera corsica DNA:
- a CDS encoding glycoside hydrolase family protein has translation MQKNWSRVGREIVVLVIAYVSMMSTLYASEPLMKDFVGINGHTVLFKPEVYSPVSKLARDYHSFSWDVGNDSANATSFPFAQNGVNWESLYSKWNAQGIDSHVSIMFNHFQKASDWTNIAADAKAYGRAIAQYFGPTVGNGLIKTIEIGNEPHDMDDELYVKIFRNMAMGIREVDSNLKISTAAVGINPQSKYIKDIEIMKSVIDYVDIISVHTYPNLTRWPYYDVSHPEDDRMSYLENVRDVIDWRNNFAEGREVWVTEFGYDAPSSNASTPNGWEKWRGDVTERQQAQYLVRSYMAFAEMDVERAYMFWFDDDDKAMLHGSKGITRHGVPKESYWAMKQMQEKLGDYRFEGIIESDTDAYIYSFVSGENEHDKIWVMWSPTGDGLEIDLDVSLLGAQVEWVESMAYSQFGDWSSDFELLNDNIQIIVGESPVYVKLLVVPEPGVLIVILGIIGVLSMKRCRFTLA, from the coding sequence ATGCAAAAAAATTGGAGTCGTGTGGGTCGTGAAATCGTCGTTTTGGTGATCGCATATGTGTCAATGATGTCGACACTATATGCTTCGGAACCTTTGATGAAGGATTTTGTTGGTATTAATGGTCATACGGTATTATTCAAGCCAGAGGTCTATAGTCCCGTTTCAAAATTGGCTCGTGATTATCATAGTTTTTCTTGGGATGTGGGTAATGATTCTGCAAATGCGACCAGTTTCCCTTTTGCACAAAATGGTGTGAATTGGGAGTCGTTATATAGTAAGTGGAATGCACAGGGAATTGATTCACATGTCAGCATCATGTTTAATCATTTTCAAAAAGCATCTGATTGGACAAATATTGCCGCGGATGCAAAGGCATATGGTCGTGCCATTGCACAGTATTTTGGCCCGACGGTTGGCAATGGACTGATTAAAACAATTGAGATCGGTAATGAGCCACACGATATGGATGATGAGCTTTATGTGAAGATATTTCGAAATATGGCGATGGGTATTCGTGAGGTCGATTCAAATCTGAAAATTTCGACAGCCGCTGTTGGAATTAATCCGCAGAGCAAATACATCAAAGATATTGAAATAATGAAAAGTGTGATTGATTATGTTGATATTATCAGTGTGCACACTTATCCGAATCTTACGAGATGGCCTTATTACGATGTTAGTCATCCTGAAGATGATCGGATGAGCTATCTTGAAAATGTACGTGATGTCATCGATTGGCGAAATAATTTTGCAGAAGGTAGAGAAGTTTGGGTGACTGAATTTGGCTACGATGCGCCATCATCCAATGCGAGTACGCCAAACGGCTGGGAAAAGTGGCGGGGTGATGTAACAGAACGTCAACAAGCGCAGTATCTCGTACGATCCTACATGGCTTTTGCTGAGATGGATGTTGAGCGTGCGTATATGTTTTGGTTTGATGATGATGATAAGGCGATGCTGCATGGTTCGAAGGGGATTACTCGTCATGGCGTACCCAAAGAATCATATTGGGCAATGAAGCAAATGCAGGAAAAATTGGGTGACTATCGTTTTGAAGGTATCATCGAATCAGATACTGATGCTTATATCTATTCATTTGTTAGTGGGGAAAATGAACACGATAAAATATGGGTGATGTGGTCGCCAACGGGAGATGGTTTGGAAATAGATTTGGATGTAAGCCTTTTGGGTGCTCAAGTTGAATGGGTTGAATCGATGGCGTATAGCCAATTTGGTGATTGGTCTTCGGATTTTGAATTGCTTAATGACAATATTCAGATCATAGTTGGCGAATCACCTGTCTATGTGAAATTGCTTGTAGTACCTGAGCCCGGTGTTTTGATAGTGATTCTAGGAATTATTGGTGTGCTTAGTATGAAACGCTGTCGATTTACGTTGGCTTAA
- a CDS encoding GreA/GreB family elongation factor, which yields MEFVTAEEKETLEKRLGELKSRRPEITARIAEARADGDLKENADYHAARDDQGMNEAEIRRLEERLTNVSVAAAEDIPDDMVFLGAVVKLRDLDDDDEDLYKLVGEASGNFDADEIEVTASSPMGEALMKARVGETVKVDLPRGEKRFEIIEIL from the coding sequence GTGGAATTCGTGACTGCAGAAGAAAAAGAAACGCTGGAAAAGCGTTTGGGAGAATTGAAGAGTAGACGACCAGAGATCACAGCACGCATCGCGGAAGCGCGAGCTGATGGCGATCTCAAGGAAAACGCTGACTATCACGCTGCACGTGATGATCAGGGTATGAACGAAGCCGAAATTCGTCGTTTGGAAGAGCGTCTCACCAACGTTTCGGTTGCCGCTGCAGAAGATATTCCCGATGACATGGTTTTCCTCGGTGCCGTCGTGAAGCTCCGTGATCTCGATGACGACGACGAAGATCTTTATAAGCTGGTCGGCGAAGCCTCAGGTAATTTTGATGCAGACGAAATCGAAGTTACCGCTAGCAGCCCAATGGGTGAAGCCTTGATGAAAGCTCGCGTTGGTGAAACCGTTAAGGTTGATCTGCCTCGTGGTGAAAAGCGTTTTGAGATCATTGAAATTCTCTGA
- a CDS encoding tetratricopeptide repeat protein, whose translation MNRHRIIKLLGVAGILIIGMDQLHAQQAVNQSGQALDANQQIGTGGLNEPRFQEDYRLRNDLVTDNVPGLRGFRGVVGYTAPGVFGFTNEDTDPLFRFRAQSLASSPSRLDAVQIGRSGAEDYQGISIYGTFTDIPPFRTGDKVLSAVDLKPGVGYQVIAPTRTARGVVIETDEGVISYRPQASTIGISELPQSAGQLEVQASPLLGVRQYLRLTNPTLDTTNPEFPTLAQEEQTTPEGITSVDYRVEGTPNAGVGTLEAFTERPAQIAPGLRIGQQLQTQITQQGDETEAERIERLEDNLFNPPLSDRQAKPGDDVYADLLNAAREQNSDKTNQLPENTFGTPPTLPDDESQQQEQGNNPYQPQLPEQTTTEKQLSPLEQAMYDAINKPSEEEVEAEEEKAAQQRRRLNIPSNTVYRPRTTRPTQEQYQKSLDELMNQLDYNLPRIETLAGTKNDRFNRELRTAEKELSAGRYFAAEDAYRRAVRERPENPLARIGLIHAQLGAGLVRSSAHNLRLLFEQKPQLIAARYNPKLLPTPQRVKWVQGELENMIREGQGGADPGLMLAYLGYQIESKPLVRYGLAVIERITPTDPLVPVLRRIWLDEKPQLSPAEPTK comes from the coding sequence ATGAACAGACACCGAATCATCAAATTACTTGGCGTTGCTGGCATCCTTATCATAGGAATGGATCAGCTTCACGCGCAGCAAGCAGTTAACCAATCGGGCCAAGCCCTTGATGCCAATCAACAGATTGGTACCGGCGGTCTCAACGAACCGAGATTCCAAGAGGACTATCGTCTCCGTAACGACCTCGTCACTGACAATGTTCCCGGTCTTCGCGGCTTCCGGGGTGTTGTCGGCTACACCGCACCCGGTGTTTTTGGTTTCACAAACGAAGACACCGACCCACTCTTCCGATTCCGCGCTCAAAGCCTCGCATCCAGCCCCTCCAGACTCGATGCCGTACAGATCGGCCGCTCCGGCGCAGAAGACTACCAAGGCATCAGTATCTACGGCACATTCACCGATATCCCACCCTTCCGAACCGGCGATAAAGTGCTCTCCGCTGTCGACCTCAAACCCGGTGTAGGCTACCAGGTCATCGCGCCAACGCGCACTGCGCGTGGCGTTGTAATCGAGACTGATGAAGGTGTTATTTCATATCGCCCACAAGCGAGCACGATCGGTATTTCTGAACTCCCACAAAGTGCGGGGCAACTTGAAGTACAGGCATCGCCTCTGCTCGGTGTCCGCCAATACCTCCGGTTGACCAACCCCACATTAGATACCACAAACCCAGAGTTCCCGACGCTCGCACAAGAAGAGCAAACAACACCAGAAGGCATCACCAGTGTCGATTACCGTGTCGAAGGCACACCAAATGCCGGCGTCGGCACGCTCGAAGCATTCACCGAACGCCCCGCGCAGATCGCACCTGGCTTAAGAATCGGCCAACAACTGCAAACGCAAATCACGCAACAAGGTGATGAAACAGAAGCTGAGCGGATTGAACGTCTGGAAGACAACCTATTTAATCCACCGCTTAGTGATCGTCAGGCGAAGCCCGGTGACGATGTCTACGCCGATTTACTCAATGCAGCCAGAGAACAGAATAGCGACAAGACCAATCAGCTCCCAGAAAACACGTTTGGCACGCCGCCAACGCTTCCTGATGATGAGTCACAGCAGCAGGAGCAGGGGAATAATCCATACCAACCTCAGCTCCCAGAGCAAACGACAACAGAAAAACAACTCAGCCCACTCGAACAAGCTATGTACGATGCCATCAACAAGCCTTCTGAAGAGGAAGTTGAGGCGGAAGAAGAAAAGGCCGCGCAGCAGCGTCGCCGCTTGAATATACCATCCAATACGGTTTACAGGCCTCGCACCACGCGTCCGACACAAGAGCAATATCAAAAGAGCTTGGACGAGTTGATGAATCAGCTCGATTACAATTTACCGCGTATCGAAACCTTAGCTGGCACGAAGAATGATCGTTTTAACCGAGAACTTCGAACAGCTGAAAAAGAGCTTTCTGCGGGTCGATACTTTGCCGCTGAGGATGCTTATAGACGAGCAGTTCGCGAAAGACCAGAAAACCCACTCGCTCGCATCGGACTCATCCATGCGCAGCTTGGAGCGGGCTTGGTTCGCAGCTCTGCACACAATCTCCGCCTGCTCTTTGAGCAAAAACCCCAGCTCATTGCTGCACGGTACAACCCGAAGCTCCTCCCCACGCCACAGCGTGTTAAATGGGTGCAGGGTGAACTCGAAAACATGATCAGGGAAGGGCAGGGTGGAGCCGATCCCGGCCTGATGCTTGCCTATCTCGGTTACCAAATCGAATCCAAGCCTCTCGTTCGATACGGCCTTGCCGTCATTGAACGTATCACGCCCACAGATCCGCTTGTTCCCGTTCTGCGACGCATTTGGCTCGATGAAAAGCCACAACTGTCACCTGCAGAACCGACCAAGTAA